In Vibrio japonicus, the following are encoded in one genomic region:
- a CDS encoding ExbD/TolR family protein encodes MIKAKTSDNQLGLTPDLTPLLDIIFIVMVFLMLTAAVKLDSLEVDLPTTDSQAVSEVENKSITVNILASEPHWAIDSKEYINWENFSIALLEQHKSNEKPIVIGAEKTAEVQHLVQLLAFLQENGIQATQLLTEEPTK; translated from the coding sequence ATGATTAAGGCAAAAACGTCGGATAACCAACTTGGTCTGACGCCTGACTTGACACCTCTGCTAGACATCATTTTCATTGTTATGGTGTTTTTGATGCTGACGGCAGCAGTCAAATTAGACTCATTAGAAGTCGACTTGCCGACGACAGACTCTCAAGCCGTTTCTGAGGTTGAAAATAAGTCCATCACCGTCAACATTCTTGCGTCAGAGCCTCACTGGGCAATCGACAGCAAAGAATACATCAACTGGGAAAACTTCTCGATCGCTCTGCTGGAGCAACATAAGTCAAATGAGAAGCCCATCGTGATTGGCGCGGAAAAAACTGCTGAAGTACAGCATCTGGTTCAGTTGCTCGCTTTCCTGCAAGAAAACGGAATTCAGGCCACTCAACTTCTTACGGAAGAACCAACAAAGTAA
- the ppsR gene encoding posphoenolpyruvate synthetase regulatory kinase/phosphorylase PpsR, translated as MQIDSQSRDVFYVSDGTAITCETLGHVVLGQFSFKTNEKTFPFVESEDKLEELLKQIEASNRVNGVKPLVFFSIVIPELKRMLLKAPAHCYDVLESIVQKVQDDTQMDPSPKLQRSRSVGKDSDTYFDRIAAVEYTLAHDDGITLKGLEQADIILLGVSRSGKTPTSLYMAMQFGLRVVNYPFIEEDIKRLRLLPEFEIHRHKLFGLTIDPERLTEIRENRLAGSEYASTEQCLTELASVESLFRREAIPYINTSSLSVEEISTRILEKAGLRRRLL; from the coding sequence ATGCAAATTGATAGTCAAAGTCGTGATGTATTCTATGTTTCTGACGGAACGGCCATAACATGTGAGACTTTAGGGCATGTTGTCCTAGGTCAATTTTCATTCAAAACTAATGAGAAGACTTTCCCATTTGTGGAAAGTGAAGACAAACTGGAAGAGCTATTAAAACAAATTGAGGCATCAAATCGTGTGAACGGCGTCAAGCCTTTGGTTTTTTTCTCCATCGTTATTCCAGAACTTAAGCGGATGCTCCTAAAAGCACCAGCGCATTGCTACGATGTGCTGGAAAGTATTGTGCAGAAAGTACAAGATGACACCCAGATGGATCCTTCGCCTAAATTACAGCGTTCGCGAAGTGTTGGGAAAGACTCAGATACCTACTTTGACCGTATTGCAGCCGTTGAGTACACGCTAGCGCATGATGATGGTATTACATTGAAGGGGCTAGAACAGGCCGACATCATTCTGTTGGGGGTATCCCGAAGCGGTAAAACGCCAACCAGCCTTTATATGGCGATGCAGTTTGGTCTGCGAGTGGTAAATTACCCGTTTATCGAAGAAGACATCAAACGACTCAGGCTGCTTCCTGAGTTTGAAATTCATCGTCATAAACTGTTTGGCTTAACCATTGATCCTGAACGATTGACGGAAATTCGTGAGAATCGCCTTGCGGGTAGCGAATACGCCAGTACAGAGCAGTGCTTGACGGAATTGGCGAGCGTAGAATCGTTGTTCCGACGTGAAGCCATTCCATACATCAATACGTCGTCGCTTTCGGTAGAGGAAATATCAACACGTATTTTGGAGAAGGCGGGGTTGCGACGTCGTTTGCTTTAA
- a CDS encoding MotA/TolQ/ExbB proton channel family protein, which produces MEHLQQLQENLGLMAWPLMICSALTVMIVVERLFQVVISLGVGKRAIRAELEQISPTDEAEIERLAEKLAPRRPLLYKGVAMLLAHHSFSKTLREDAAGMWLQEKRHQLNSGLRLLTLIGVLSPLIGLLGTVLGLIEMFKGVAASTGNITPNDLADGLGLAMRTTAAGLLIALPAIAGAQLLGLWADKVMAKLEHTLNYVNLWLEGISVQHVALNGKAKTKAATEANV; this is translated from the coding sequence TTACAGCAATTACAAGAAAACCTTGGCTTAATGGCATGGCCACTCATGATTTGTTCTGCTTTGACCGTCATGATCGTCGTAGAGAGACTTTTTCAAGTCGTCATCAGTTTGGGTGTGGGCAAACGAGCGATTCGCGCGGAACTGGAACAAATTTCACCAACAGATGAAGCAGAAATCGAACGCCTTGCGGAAAAGTTGGCACCAAGACGACCATTGCTTTACAAAGGTGTCGCCATGTTGCTGGCGCATCACTCTTTTTCAAAAACGCTAAGAGAAGATGCCGCAGGCATGTGGCTACAAGAGAAACGCCACCAGCTGAATTCTGGTTTAAGGCTGCTTACCTTAATTGGTGTCCTTAGCCCTTTAATTGGTCTGCTTGGTACCGTACTCGGTTTGATTGAGATGTTTAAAGGCGTTGCGGCCTCTACAGGCAATATTACGCCTAACGATTTAGCTGACGGCCTTGGCTTAGCGATGAGAACAACTGCCGCAGGTCTACTGATTGCACTCCCAGCAATTGCTGGCGCTCAATTACTTGGCTTATGGGCAGACAAAGTGATGGCGAAACTTGAGCACACGCTAAATTACGTGAACTTATGGCTAGAAGGCATTAGTGTTCAGCATGTCGCCTTAAATGGAAAAGCCAAAACCAAAGCTGCGACAGAGGCCAATGTATGA